The window AGATGTTAAAAAGGTGAGAGAGGATGTGAATTTAAAGCTTCAAGAGCTACGCGAAGACATGGAAAAAGAGGTTGCTGTTGTTCGCACAAAATTTGCATCTCTAAATCAGAAGGTGGATATTATTTGTGATGTTGTTACGAAGTTTGCTAAGTTGTATGAAAATTTGAGTCCCCAAATAAATCAACTTTCTACAActgaaaacaaaaattttattgaAGTCTTATCAATGTTAAAGGAGCTCAAAGCCTTATCTTCAAAACCTGCTTCATCTTCTCAACTATCTTCAGAAGATCTCTTACAAAAATTTTCTCAATTTGAAGCACTTCTTCTCCAACAATTGGCTCCTCTTTCTCGCATATCCATCCTTCTTCCCACAACAAATGCCCCACCTGTTTctacaggggtgcaagggggagaaaggaaGAGTGAAGGTTCGAAGGCTGGAGGTGATGATGCGAAGGTGGTGGGAAAAATATTTTCTTCAAAGATTCCAACAACAAAACCAGTTATAGCATTTGTTGGTCATGTTTCTTCGACAGTAGTAACGACTGTGCCAATTACAAGACCAATTTCAAAAGGAATTGTGATTGGTAAATTTGCTGATATTGGTGGGAGAGGTTCAAAGGAAAAAGAAATGATAGAAGAATCAGCTTCGAAGGCAAGAGGAAAATCAATTCTGATAGAAAAGTCTAAGGAAGAAAAGAAGGCTGAGGCTGAGGCGGAACTAGAGAGGATGAGATTAGTACAAAGTATAATGACTCAAAGAGCAAGTGATCCTCTTGACATGAACAAAGGTGATCCATCAAAGCATTACAATTATGAAACACTTGAAGCGAAggttgcatttaatcacatgtattCATTCGAAAAGAAGCCAAAACAGAGCTACATTGTCACGAATATTGATGCAAGCCAATTGGACTTTCCAATTAATGAGATGATGTTCATCATCCCCCAGTTCAAAGCCGAAAGCAAGTTTAAAGAGAAGGATGAAGCAACTCACATGAAAATCAGGTTTCATGCAATTCTTGCGAAACCAGCTGAAGAAGTGTGGTCATTGATAAAgataaagaaggatgttgtttTCAAAAACACAGTCCAAAATATGAAGTATGTGGTGATCAGGGAGAATGGGAATGTTTGTGAATTTACAATTGCTGACCTTCCTTTAATGAACTTGTATGATCTTATACAAGTTGCATTACTACTGAAGGAAAGGTCTTTTTCATATCTTCAGAACACTGATCCAGATGAGTACAAGCTGGGAGTTACTCACATCAAGATCTTTATTGAAAATTATTGTGAACTCTTAGCATTAACTGATGTGGATTTGGCTACaactatgtcacacccccaaaccagaacgacggaaacgttcgggggtggaggacgtcatgtagagtatcataacaattgaatcgtaaagaaagtacacaccaccatcatatacataattgaaaagtttacatgattgtagtattacatgtttgcaaaGGTCAGTTACAATATGATGTACAAAAGATTAAACTACCGCCTGGGCGTAAGTCTTCAAAAGTTGTTGCTAACCTGGTTttgcgatttcctgagaatacaagttatttcaaagagaaagtgtcaacatttaagttggtgagttcataagtagtgttttgagaaaatgtatgccattcgaaagttcgtgtatgttttccagaaaatccgatattttcaaatgaaaagagttatgattcgttgtgttgaaaatgaatgtattagatccagaaaatctcatattttccctaatagctgagatatgatttgttgtgttttccaagaaaaacccttattttcttataacagtatgaaatgcatatgaatgttcgtgttataagttgtaaatagttgcaccaggaaaatcccttatcttcctattagttgtttgttttagatgcaggaaaaacccttattttcctaacataactggcagtctctaagaccaaaaatcgcaagcaaccgacgtgcttaaaagttgtggcatagttttatataataaagctatacgaagatcgcacttgttggatgaagaatagttttaatagctactcgttcataaaagcataataccataataattgactatccgatgagttttataaccatactaaacataatatgcctgtagcgacgttcttcaggcgtcgtagcgttatgacaaactgtcaccccaaaggacggactgtagctaacaatcagggCGCGAGATCATGActttccgtatagatctatacacatttgacacgttctccgaacgggagactctggttatagacaggacttgtagcgacaccttttagcaaaaaggtagtatttgaagatgtatacgtctcacggattctcaactaagtctgtattaaagtagtagttttgtatgcaaagtttatcctttttcataatgtttgacaaagcataagtcCTGAGTTCTTTGAATACATAAAACGGTTTAACAATGATGGCTACTTCGGATACTatgtactttgtataaatctagtttatgcaaagtataacaagagttttcataTAATAGTTATGAAACACatatgattcatttgataaaaatgagtaaagtgaaactttatgtaacacatgataatgaccgtgtgtttacttgtattctcccccgaaatgtattaaaaatacgttataaagtatttgaaagtgtatgaaagggggtacgaactcacatgatggctaacaacaagttcacgagtaatatgatgaaaaatcgtttgtatgaaatgatttcCTTTTCTACCATGTTACAAAGacgtgatgatgagttgagttttctcGTAAAAGCATCATGTTTAAAGTTgaaaatggttacccttgatatgatgtagtatgcaaatgtataaataaaacatatgtcTATTTAtgaaacatattgtatcccaagagggtaaagttgtattttgaggtgttttgcatgataacaacttcatatgatagttaaaacaacaataTTAAAAGTATGGAAAAAGAtcggtgtttcacacgattttagccgtatgtttacttgtattcccccccccctaaaagtgtttaaaagcagttaaaaacgtatttaaagtgtgtttgtaggggtatgaactcaccgaagaaagtgcgtgatttgaagaaaacgagttTTTTCTCGGGCGGCGCCTCGACCGGAAAGTGATGAGTTTCGAGAAACTCGGGGCTCCGGACCTTCGCcggggcttagatatgaaaccgggaagtcaGGATATTGTCTGCACGAAGAATGAGGTTAAAAATGTGAAAGAAGTGAAGAAAATGAGCAAGGATGGTCggcaccctcgcattctatttatagggtgctgaaagaGGGATTACACTGGACGTAaattcggagtacgctgggcgtaacttcggagtatgctgggcgtacgcgaCGTCAgcgcttaccgcatcctcggacgAAGCATCGAAGCGACGTGGACAGTCCgaagcctagcatccgagtacgctgggcgtaaatcgttTCGGTGTGTGTGCCACGAACTTGTAAAATTcctaacttttgcatacgagttccgtttttgacgttctttatatctacgcgaaggtgagaaaatactctacaactttcatttagactccgttggctaattttgactttatttttattatattattttttaacagGCTGGACCTGGAAAAGTCTGTCTAAATTCCGTAATtccttcatctgatgtccattttcgtcagactttggcgttctttttatgtatgttcacggtttaatgatatctatgactttcatttagatacttaaggctaaaaattattttatagGAATTTCGCATTTTACGCTTAACATTGTTTTACCGGTATTGTCGGGGATCTTCGAtcggtcatagcttcttcgttataactcggattttagtgttctttatatttttgaaaaccttgttactATATCTACCACATGGTATACCCCAATTAtagttttataaaagtttaattttcaACCTAATTTTGCTGGTGTTACAAGCTAAAGGATTAGAAATTTCAGCTCCTATGGCTCCTTTGAAGACTCAAGCAGAATTAAAGAAGTATGCTGATGGTAAAATTTGCTTGAAGCCATTTGGTTTAGTCTTCTCAGGGAAGGACAAGTTTGGGAAATCCAAACGATTTTTGTTCCGGGCCGGTGAAGTGGAAAGGTACTCaacttcgcaatatacgaacttaattgttcgtatgaatcattgtaataagaataatgaaggagataAAAAGGAACTGAAGAAGATTATCTCATGGTACACTGAGATACGAAGAGTAATGTTGTATTCCATTCAACTGCTTACGAACTGAAGTCTTCGACTatgattacaaagggggagattgtaagggtaGTTTTGTTGTAATGAATTGAAGCTTATTTTGTACTCTTCGTATTATCTGTAATGTATTTTACTATGGCTCTTTTGGTTCGAAGCTTAAGTGTTTTagccttagtatattttttgtacgctttATGTATCCTATAAATACGATCATTTACTAGAGTTAGATAACGCTAACAACATTGTCTATTTTTCTCTGTAAACACTCAAAGTGTAATAGAGCTGAAGCGAAATCATATTTACATCTTGTGTTCACTTACTCATTCATTCTTCAATATTAACTCCGATTAATTTCATACTCGATTCATTGATTCATCATGTTCTCTTTGTGAGAACATTATTTCTTATCGTAAGGTATCTTTGTGATAATCGTTTGTTATTCCATAGTTCTTTCTTGTGTGTATCCGATCTACGAATCTacaaagggtttgggacaaaCAAAAATAGAAAGGATATAACTCATCAGACATTATTGTTTGATGTTGTAGAGATGTTTCATGTTTTGTAGGTTCAGGTAGCAACATCTGTGGTACCAGAAGTGAAGACATGAGCGCAAGGActtaaaatatgttttatttcCTTGTTGTTCTAATTTGTATgaagatttatttatttattggtaAACTTGTGACTATGCATGGGatataaaatgtttttatttttatgagtTAATAGAATTCTGCAAATTTTTAGTAATAACTATGATAATCCCATTAGATTAGATGTTAGAAAGTCTGGTTCGTTACAATTAGGATTTGGGTTTTAGACTTGGCTTGATGGTGGAATGGATAAAGTCAGGAACTTTATCCGTTAAGTGCCATAGAAGCTTCAGATTCGAGATTTTGAGCTTTGAAAGttaaggattaagagcttaatggattaagctgtcTTTGACGTTCACCGCAACGCGATGGGTAGCTGATTGGGCTTTAGCCACGATGTGTAATCGTCTATTTTGTCATTTAATGAGCACGAAGTGGTAAAGGGGTTGGCCGTAGTGCGGTGGTTAGTGGTGGTtaaccattgactttttgaccagtttgtTTTTTGTTCAACTTAGAGGTGTTAGAGCTATAGAATGAAGTTTAGCTTGTGTTTGGTTTAGGCAGTTTGTGCAACTGATTCTTTGGGACTTCGAATGGTTGGATATAGTTCTTGGAttcatgtgagtcttctcactatactatgtaggatgctagatgtTTGTTGTCTTTACGTCTCTTGTAtaattatttgtatgtatgttggGCGAGGCCCACTATTATGTTTATTGGGTGGACCCGTGGACAAAGCTGGTTTTATGTatattgggtgagacccgtgggtgaggcctATATTTTGTTATTTTAGGGGAGACCCGTGAACGATgcatgtttatatgtttgttgggCCGAACCTGTTTATATACCTGTTTGGCGAGGTCCGTTATATGCATGTGGTATGTGATATTTTTaagaactcattaagctttgtgcttacgattttaagtttaaatgtcGCAGTAGCAGTACATGAAAAAGCACGCCGTGATTGCATCACATCTGTTGTTATGATTTTGAGATGTTTCATACTTATGAATATATTACTCCGATTTATGTTATCAAATAATTGAATATTACTTTTTATGATTTAATGGTATGgtttacaaaattttaaaaatgaaaattttggtttaaaaatttaGGACGTTACAACTTGCATGGATTTTTTTTCTTAGTTTGCATTTAACCATAATATTTATGTCTAAGCTTGTGTTTAGCCCCTACTTTTTTTGTTCCTATTTgccattattttttttttttcatttagcgATTGACCAGTTACCATTAGATATTTCTAAAACGTAATAGTTTAAAATGAAAATGGAAGAGATATTCAACGCAATAGTTGAACCCGTGACTTCTCATTAAGGGTTGGGATGTGTTAGCCGATGAGCCAAAGAATGCTTTTGTTATCGCATAAAAACATATTGTGATATGACAAGCATCATAATATGAATCAACATGTTATCTATTATAATAAGTATATTTATCGAAGTATAATAAGTATATTTATCGAAGTACAGTAACATAatagaaattattttaaaaagtacATATTATAATAAGAAATtataaaagtacaatgttataataaataaaagaaaaaaaaattcaattctatttcttgcatttaacccttgAAAACATCGTAACTTGTTATTGACCGAttaattgtctatgttttaaaaatataatgatatataaagaacaaaaacaaataacagaGCTAAAACATGACAAGACTATATATAATgactttagaaaaaaaaaagaatctagCCTTTTAAAAAAGATATAAAACTAAAGTTGAGAATTATAACGAAAGTTTGGACAAAATCGGAGATTTTTTAAAAGGGTAAAAAACAAATGAAATTCCATGGGGCTGTCATGGGTCTCAATTCgagaaagaaaaaattaaaacatGGATTATTTAATTAAGTTGTTTCTCACACATGgattatttatgtgtatttaaaaaCTACGGAGaccaaaatgaaaaaaatatatatattgttgtcgACCTAATTTTAGTAAGAGGAGCTATCATTTTGTCAAATGTTACTAATTTTAGTAAGAGAAGCTATTATTTTGTCAAATGTAAACGTGTATATAATTTGTCATGAATGATATTAATTTACCACTCAATTCTAGATCATGAAAAAAAAGTATATTAGGCCACTGTTTTTTCATCTCATGTTCATAATTTTTTGATTTAGCAAGTGACATATCTAAAATGTTttgtttaaaatataataattgtCCCGTTTATTTTACGTTTGTTTTTAAAAATTCCAATAATATTGATGCAGCGTAGAAAGGACGGTTTTGAAGGTTCCAAAATCACTATCAAGTTTTcaccacaaaaaatatatattctaaTCTATAATACGAATTAGAAGTGACTTCCTAAAATTCTACTAATTTTAAACCTAAAATTCCACCTTGTAGAATTTGGtatcataaaagagttctttttATAAGATATCAAATCACAACCGAATCAAATCCATCAACTAAAGAATCTGTTGTCGGTTGAAAAATAAAATATCCTCAACCAAAGATTGAGAAAATCAAGTCAGCCCCTTTTATTTTTTATCTATATATGAGTTAgctggaaaaaaaaaaacaaaaagaaaaaaacaagaaGGATGTGCAAGCAATCCAATGACACAaacttgtttttgttaaattaaaCACCACAGCCTTTTCTCCACAGTAAGTGCAGAATTCAACCCGCTGTCCGTtttcaatttaattaaaaaaattcaatacCAAGTTTCCACACAGTCGATTGAGTCCTCCAGTTTTCGTTTCAGATCAAGATTCGATATGTTACATTAAAAtacgttttatatatatatatatatatatatatatatatatatatatatatatatatatatatatatatatatatatatatatatatatatatatatatatatataaagctcaTCCATCTGCCCATTGCAATATATATCCAGACCTAGCTATTTCTTAAGAAAAATGGTTGGTAATGGCCATTCAAATCCTAGTGATCTAGATGTTAAGAAATCCGAAACACGAAGTAGCAAACGAGCCCCAACCTCGAAACCACCCTTTACATTAGCAGATATCAAGAAAGCCGTACCTCCTCACTGTTTCGAAAGATCTTTGATTCGATCCTTTTCATATATTGTGTATGACCTCACCCTAGTCTGGATCTTGTACTACCTCGCCACAACTTATATTCCACAGCTCCCTCACCCTCTTCCTTACCTTGCATGGCCTGTTTACTGGTTCGTTCAAGGTTGTGTGTTTATCGGAATTTGGGTTATTGGTCATGAATGTGGTCACCATGCCTTCAGTGATCATGTATGGGTAGACGATTGTATAGGGTTTGTTATACACTCATGCCTTCTAACCCCTTACTTTTCTTGGAAAATAAGCCACCGCCGGCACCATTCTAATACTGGTTCTTTTGACCGTGACGAAGTATATGTCCCGAAGACAAAATCAAAACTCGGTTCTTCTGCGTTTTACCTCGACAATCCAATAGGCCGAACGTTAACCCTTGCTGTCAAACTCAGTCTCGGATGGTATATCTACTTGTCCATCAATGCTGCCGGAAGACCTTATGATAAATTCGCAAGCCACTATGATCCAAGAAGCCCTATTTTCTCTGATAACGAGCGAGTCTTGATCCTCATCACTGACATCGGACTTGTCAGCTTTTCTTGGTTGCTGTATAAAGTGGCGACATTTGCAGGGTTTGCTAACGTTTTTTGTGTCTACGGAGGCGCGTTGATGGTCATGAACGCGTTTCTTGTCACCATCACATATCTTCAGCACACTCACCCTTCTTTGCCCCGCTACGACAACTCTGAATGGAACTGGATGAATGGTGCTCTCTCAACAATGGATAGGGATTACGGGGTTCTGAACAAGGTGTTCCATAACGTTACAGACACACATGTCGTACACCATTTGTTTTCTTACATTCCTCATTATCATGCCATGGAAGCCACCAAAGCGATTAGACCAATTGTGGGAGAGTTTTATCAAAAAGATAGCACTCCATTTTTCATGGCGCTATGGAGAGAATCCAAGAACTGTCTGTTTATTGAGCCGGATGAGGGTGATGAGAAGAACAAAGGTATCTACTGGTATAGAAGTCAGTACTAGAAAGCATGCAAACAAGTGAAAAGGGAATTAAACTGTTGTTATCCTATGCAATTTGTATCTTTGTTTTTCCTATTTTAAGTAATGGTGTAACTCCTACAAACATCTCCCTCTCCATCTCCATATATCGAAGAGTCATTGTTGTCACTTGTCATCTCTTTAGcccaaaattttataaaatgactTACCAGTTTTGCCCTTGAccatttaaaaattaaaacccG of the Lactuca sativa cultivar Salinas chromosome 6, Lsat_Salinas_v11, whole genome shotgun sequence genome contains:
- the LOC111879673 gene encoding delta(12)-acyl-lipid-desaturase yields the protein MVGNGHSNPSDLDVKKSETRSSKRAPTSKPPFTLADIKKAVPPHCFERSLIRSFSYIVYDLTLVWILYYLATTYIPQLPHPLPYLAWPVYWFVQGCVFIGIWVIGHECGHHAFSDHVWVDDCIGFVIHSCLLTPYFSWKISHRRHHSNTGSFDRDEVYVPKTKSKLGSSAFYLDNPIGRTLTLAVKLSLGWYIYLSINAAGRPYDKFASHYDPRSPIFSDNERVLILITDIGLVSFSWLLYKVATFAGFANVFCVYGGALMVMNAFLVTITYLQHTHPSLPRYDNSEWNWMNGALSTMDRDYGVLNKVFHNVTDTHVVHHLFSYIPHYHAMEATKAIRPIVGEFYQKDSTPFFMALWRESKNCLFIEPDEGDEKNKGIYWYRSQY